The DNA segment aataacgatggaactgaggtgtcacttcctcatttttcactgataaaaaatataatataatatataatattaattttaattctattattatatttatctataaaaaaattatttaaagtaaatatgaaaataaaataataatatttaatttatatagcacctttatgtcattaattgtaattattagattatatttttattaatatttatatattaagatgaatccgtgcatcgcacgggccaaaaactagtctatatctaaaagttatacataatttaaattaatccctaaaatctctctaattctctgcatatctatatatatatatatatatatatatatatatatatatatatatatatatataatataaaacagcaacgatggagctgaagtgtcacttcctcattttttactgataaaaaatatattaaaaaatataatatattaactttaattatattattatatttatttataaaaagattattttatccatactatatctaagagttctacagaatttaaattaatccctaaaatctctctaattctctacatatctatatctaaaagttctacataatttaaattaatctataaaatctctttaattctctacatatctatctatatataatataaaatagtaacgatggagttgaagtatcacttcattattttttactgataaaaaatataatataaaatatagggTCCTGATATTTACAGCCCTAAGGGCTgtaaataagaaccttaaaattcttattattagtgctatttttattttccaatacCTAAAATTTGTTAAtactttaatatttaaatatttaaatacatttatcataatatattgttatatttccaatacaattaattctcttttttattgaaaatataagAAAACACATGGATAATTAATGCTTATATATAACCCTTAAGGTTGTATATATCATTTacctaaaatataatatattaattttagttatattattatatttatttataaaaaaattatttaaattaaatgtgaaaataaaataataatatttaatttatataatatatttacgtgattaattgtaattattaaattatatttattttcatatttatatattaaaatatatttatatattaaaatgaatcCTTAGGTTTGAAATTGGTGTTAGTTTTTCTGTGACACAAAAATCGAAGCCGGAGTCTGCAAATCATTCTTCAACTCCAAAAACAAAGATGACATAGTGTTACGTCTCCTTCAAGCTTAAGTACACAAGAAAGGGATAAAAATGCCCCCAACTAACCACCGATGGACCCTTGATGCAGACCTAGACGGAATCGACCTAGACGCGTCCGATTTCTCCTCCTCTCTCCCGCTCAAGAAGGTTCCAAACGGCGACGTTTTTGAGGCTTCCCGTGCCGGCGACATTGACCGCCTCAAATACTTACTGGAGTCGGGCGTGAATGTTAACGCCAGGGACCAGTGGGATTCCGTAGCTTTGTATTATGCCTGCTTGGCCGGCCATCTCGATGCCGCTAGGATGTTATTGGAGAGCGGAGCTATATGCTCCGAGCATACTTTTGACGGGGATAGGTGTCACTATGCTGCCTTGAATTTGAAGGTTCGGAAGCTTTTGAAGGCTTTTGAAGCCAGACCGCCGCCTTTGGGACCGCTTCAGGCGGCGTTAAGAGATACTTTCCTAGCTTGTGCGGCTAATAAGGATTACACAGAACAGGCTGAGCTTGGGGGTTTTCAAGTTTCAGGTGGTGCTTTATCTCCTCTTTTAATATTAGGCTTCTGTTAACTGCATTAGCTGAGGCGAATTTGCATGAATTTCTTAATTTACTCTTATTGGTGCCTTTTTATGTATGGTCAAATCACTAGTAGTTTACTGGTCTGGAGACTAGAGAGTAGAAGTTTGTGCATGCTCGGTGCTAAGAATATTCGAAATTAGAAAAATTTGATAGTTTCGATATTCATGTATACCAAATGGTGATTGTTGGCTTTCACTTTTGTTCCTGCTTTGTGCATAAGTTTCTGCTTTCCTATGTTagagtctttttttttttttttttttttgaaagttaattttttcaTAACATATATTACTAgttcttttttatattttaaggtTTTTCGAAGTATTACTTGTTTTAGTGTACATAAGAGCTTGCCAAAAATGCATAGGTAATATAAAactttatataaaaatgaacaaattcataaCCTTAAAAGACAATTAAAACCGGAGAGTAGTTCATGGAGGTGATAGCTTCAACTGAATATCTTGTCTTTCAGTGTAATGTTCATACTGGAATGTTTGTATACACAGCATAAAACTACTGTTTCTGTGTACCTTCTCGATATGTTGTATGTAACCTGAGAAAAGAGCAAAATCCTTAAAATGTTCTGATTGAGAAATAAATTTGAGACCATAATATGGACGATTTATACCAAATGGAAGGATCGGTATCAGTAAACAGATGAGGGAACAAATTTAGTTCAGAAATTATGACAGAGATGAAACTAATTGGTGGCTTTATTTGGCTATTAATGAGAATGCTGCCTGTTTAACTTTTAGGAAGAAGATGTGCAATACATTTTTCACCCTCCTTCTTTTATTGTGGGAAATAGAGATGATGGTAAGCTTCATATTTCATATGGAATATGGTTGTTAAAGGCGAGGCTCAAGGTCCTGCGCCTAATAAGTCCTAGGCGAGGCTCTGTTTAAAAGGCTCTCGCATTGTGTGCCTTGCCTGGGCTTAGCAGGCTCTTCTCAGGCGCTCCTCTTCtgtgttttgattaattattaggctgttaatatttttcaatgctCACTTATCCTCCCACTTATCCTGTTCagtaaaattaaatctaaatcgTTGATCTaattaaagaataaaagatACACAAAAATAGAAGGGAGGGAAGAAAAGTAAGAGACGTAAAGGAGAGGAGTTCCTTTTGTAGTGCGACGCAAGAAATCAACAGAGGTCTGCTTCAGTTCTAGCTAGTCTATGTTGTCAACGACACTTAACTTGGTGTTTTTGACGTttaatattatgtttttatgtgggTTTGTCCTGTTTGTGTGGTTATAAGTGCCTTTTAGTTCATCATAACTCGTGCCTTAACTACTAATAGAGTATCAGTGACATTAATATCAAGTATTGACAATTAGATTttgtatctatttttttttcttgttctgtGCCTTTTGTTCATTAGGCACGCACCTGAGCCTTGTGCCTAGGCACTAGGACCCCCTAGCGCCTTAGTGCTCCTTGCACCTTTAACAACAATGATATGGAATGCTACTGTCTTGTCAAGCCTCTGTCAAAGTTTTGCTTATGCAAATATATATGTTAAAATAACAACATCCTTCAATTCATATGTTGACGGCATGATCTAGAATGTCTTCGTTGATGCTTTTTAAGTAGCCAGACAACTTATTGTGGTTGTGAATCTCTTTTCTTCTCAGAAAAATATGGATGTGACATTTGATGTGTGACGTTATTCAGTAGGTGTTTCATCCAGTGTGATGTCGAATTCCAACCACTTCTCTCCGGATGTGACATTTTTTGTTCAGGGTAGGGCAATTGAAGCTCACAGAGTCATATTAAGTGCTCGGTCTCCATTTTTTAGGAGGAAGTTTGAAAATGATTGGAGATACCGAAGTGAAGTGAGGTTCGCTAGAGAGAAGTTGTCTTATCCTGCTCTTTACAGCCTCATCCACTTCTTCTATTCTGACAGGCTAGAAATTGCTGTTGATGACATGGAAGATCTTGTAAGAATTTGCAAAGTATGCAAATGTGACTCCCTACAAAGGATCATTGAGAAAGAATTGATTCATCAAAAATATGCAGATTACAAAGCACTGAGAGATTTGGACAACTCTCAGAAACGTTACATCTTACAGGGTGCATCACTTCCCGAGGAAGATCGGCTTCCTGCTGCCCTGCATCGTATCCTTCAGGCTTCTTTAGCTAAATGCACTGTGGACAAGAGCCTGGATGGTAGTGTTGATAGTTTAGCATACTCCTTTGGTTCATTGCAGATGAGAGATTCTGTAAATGATCTTGCTGATGTTTGTATAAGAGTGGGTAAGAAAAATTTTCGCTGCCATCAAGTGATTTTAGCATCAAGATCGGAGTACTTCAGAGCAAGATTGGCCCGAATGAAAGATTTTCATGAAGGGAAGGATGGGTTACCCATTGAAGCTCTTCTGTGTCTTGAAGAGCACGATTTGAGCTTGGAGACGCTGGAGAAAATGGTGGAGTATATGTAAGTGTTTTATGTTTCGTGTAGCATTCTGCTTAATCAAAATTATTTAGGAAGTTATCTTCTGGTTTATATGCACTGGTTGTGATTATGCCTCTCCTTACATTAGAGGTTTTCTAGTCCTAGAAATAGTTGATGCATCAACCAAATATATGTTGCTTAGTTGACTTTAGTTTGAGTTGTTGGAACTGCTATTTATAATTGAATTAGTTACCATAAATCCTGAATTAATTATTGGAGGACTTATTGTGAACCTTGGTTGGTCCAGGTATACTGATAGTTTGAAGGATATAGATCCAGATCAGGTatcctatatttttttatttaaatggcTCGTCCACAAGTTAATTTGTGTTCAATACCCACTGAATTAATTTTGCAGGCAGAGGAGATGTTTGATGCTGCTTCAAGATATCTATTATTTCCTCTCAAGCGTGCTGTAGCTGATGCGATATTGCCACACCTGGAAATGGTTTCACCTGCAGAACTGTGTCATTGGCTTATTTTGTCAGACATGTAAGCTGTCATTTCTTCTTTCCTTTTCGTGCTGAATAATTTTGATTGGTATTTTTATCTGAATATAGCTGAGATAGTTTTAAATTATTCACGACTTAGGAATACAACAGTTTCTGTGACTCTGCCCCGTGACGCTTCTTGTTAGTTATTCAGGTTTAAGTGAGGTTCTTCACTCCATGAGAGTTCTCTCCATGtgtttatcttaaaaaaattccCATTAATTATATATTCATCTGGGTTGAGTGATTAAATACCAAGGCCTTGTGAAGTGGGAGTATGGGGCCAATTTAGCctataaagtaaaaaaataagcTTCCACACTCTGTGAAACTCGTATGAACCAAACCTCTCTTCTTTCCTTTTCATGATTTATGGGGGCAAGTCTGTTTGGCCAATAACCTGGAGAATCATGATGGGCTTTTTGAGACTTTATGGGGCAAATTCTCCTCGAGATTTAGTTTCGCAGGGCAAATTTGTTTTATCCTGACTGAGCTTAAGCTCCTACTCCGAAGTCCTGTACGTCTGTCTTGAGGAGATCAAAGATTCTAAATTCGTTCTTTCATACAGCTGGAAATTTGGACATGTCGACTGAATATTCCTTGTGATTAATGGATTTGTTTCGACCAAGTTATTAATAGCAAAACATCATGTGCAGGTATGGTGTGTGGAAGATCCGAGAGTACTGCCTAGATACGATAGCTTGCAATTTTGAAACATTTGCTGATACTCGTGAGTTCCGAGCAATGCTTCTGACGCTGCCTCCGCCATCTGGAGATTCTTCACTTCGCACTACAGCTCCAAGTGCTCCAGGAGCTGTTATAAATACTGACCAAGCAAATCTGCTTGATGATTTGCGAGAGAAATGGCTTGAGGCTGAGGCTGCTGAGCTCGACAAGAGAGATGAAAGTGCATTACTTTTTGACAAGCGGCTTGAGATGCTTATGGTTGtggcagaaaaagaaaaatctgatgCACCTACTGATGAAGACTGCTCAGAATGAATATTAATTACACCTTCAAATTTGCACATGAATTAGATGTCCAAGATATAGTGGTTGGACATTGTTTGGTGGTCATATCTATATAGCTTGTATGATTTATATTGTATGCAATTTTGTAAGTATAGTATACATAGTATAAAATGCTGAGTGAGTTGAGTCTTGCAGTGTCTTGggattttttcttttaataaaaattcATTTCATAGATAGTCTTATCAACCTTTCGTTATGCACTGTCTGGAAAccatttattttaaaaaacacaattCGATTAGAATTTCTAAATGATTTATAATTCTGGCAAATGATCTTATTTCTAAAGAAAATTACTAAATTCTCTTGCTTAATTTCTTCCAGACAAGGAAACTTGATGAGGAA comes from the Euphorbia lathyris chromosome 5, ddEupLath1.1, whole genome shotgun sequence genome and includes:
- the LOC136229711 gene encoding BTB/POZ domain-containing protein At2g04740 isoform X2 produces the protein MPPTNHRWTLDADLDGIDLDASDFSSSLPLKKVPNGDVFEASRAGDIDRLKYLLESGVNVNARDQWDSVALYYACLAGHLDAARMLLESGAICSEHTFDGDRCHYAALNLKVRKLLKAFEARPPPLGPLQAALRDTFLACAANKDYTEQAELGGFQVSGVSSSVMSNSNHFSPDVTFFVQGRAIEAHRVILSARSPFFRRKFENDWRYRSEVRFAREKLSYPALYSLIHFFYSDRLEIAVDDMEDLVRICKVCKCDSLQRIIEKELIHQKYADYKALRDLDNSQKRYILQGASLPEEDRLPAALHRILQASLAKCTVDKSLDGSVDSLAYSFGSLQMRDSVNDLADVCIRVGKKNFRCHQVILASRSEYFRARLARMKDFHEGKDGLPIEALLCLEEHDLSLETLEKMVEYMYTDSLKDIDPDQAEEMFDAASRYLLFPLKRAVADAILPHLEMVSPAELCHWLILSDMYGVWKIREYCLDTIACNFETFADTREFRAMLLTLPPPSGDSSLRTTAPSAPGAVINTDQANLLDDLREKWLEAEAAELDKRDESALLFDKRLEMLMVVAEKEKSDAPTDEDCSE
- the LOC136229711 gene encoding BTB/POZ domain-containing protein At2g04740 isoform X1: MPPTNHRWTLDADLDGIDLDASDFSSSLPLKKVPNGDVFEASRAGDIDRLKYLLESGVNVNARDQWDSVALYYACLAGHLDAARMLLESGAICSEHTFDGDRCHYAALNLKVRKLLKAFEARPPPLGPLQAALRDTFLACAANKDYTEQAELGGFQVSVGVSSSVMSNSNHFSPDVTFFVQGRAIEAHRVILSARSPFFRRKFENDWRYRSEVRFAREKLSYPALYSLIHFFYSDRLEIAVDDMEDLVRICKVCKCDSLQRIIEKELIHQKYADYKALRDLDNSQKRYILQGASLPEEDRLPAALHRILQASLAKCTVDKSLDGSVDSLAYSFGSLQMRDSVNDLADVCIRVGKKNFRCHQVILASRSEYFRARLARMKDFHEGKDGLPIEALLCLEEHDLSLETLEKMVEYMYTDSLKDIDPDQAEEMFDAASRYLLFPLKRAVADAILPHLEMVSPAELCHWLILSDMYGVWKIREYCLDTIACNFETFADTREFRAMLLTLPPPSGDSSLRTTAPSAPGAVINTDQANLLDDLREKWLEAEAAELDKRDESALLFDKRLEMLMVVAEKEKSDAPTDEDCSE